In the Terriglobales bacterium genome, TGATTGGCTGCGTTCATCGCTGCCTGCTGCGCGGCGAACGGAGTCCCTTTTCGGGAACCGCGGAAGCCGAGCGATCCGGAGCTCTTCCACGACACCACCTTACCCTCATTATCTGTGATGGTGATGATGGTGTTGTTGAATGAAGCCTGAATGTGCGCCAGCCCAAACGGCACATTCTTGCGTTCTTTTTTCTTGAACTGCTTCTTCTTGCCTGTTTTCTTTTCGGGCGCTGCCGCGCCGCCTGCTGCTGCTGCCGGTTTTGCCATGGTTATGTCTTCGCCGCCGCTTTCTTCTTGTTCGCTACCGTGCCCTTGCGCGGACCTTTGCGCGTGCGGGCGTTGGTGTGCGTGCGCTGTCCGCGCACCGGGAGGTTGCGGCGATGACGGAA is a window encoding:
- the rpsK gene encoding 30S ribosomal protein S11, which produces MAKPAAAAGGAAAPEKKTGKKKQFKKKERKNVPFGLAHIQASFNNTIITITDNEGKVVSWKSSGSLGFRGSRKGTPFAAQQAAMNAANQARDHGMRSVDVRVSGPGSGRESAIRALAAAGIEVRMIRDVTPIPHNGCRPPKRRRV